CCTGCGCGCCTACGCCATGGGCTTTGAAGGCCCCGACGCCCTGCCGGTGTTCGTGGCCGTGACGGTGAAGTAGAGCAGGTTAGACGCAGCGGTGAGAAAGTTTGGGTAACGAGCGAAGCACACGGAGCAGCGCTGCCAGAATCAGAGATGACGAAGGCGACTTCCTGTACGCTCAGCGCTGTGGCGAAGTTTTCTTGAGGAGCTCGGCCTTAAGCTGGCTGACTGTGTCTCTGCTTCTCCTGCCGACCTTGAGCGGCTACAGCACACTTTCGATCTGATTCTGCCGGAGAATTTAAAATTACTGCTGCTGGAGGTCGGTGGCCTTTCCGGGGTGTATGGCGAACGGGTGGTCTGGGCGCCCAGTGAGATGGAAGACCAGAACCGGATCATGCGGCAGACGCCCGAGTTTGCATCGCTCTACATGCCGTTTGACGGGCTCTTTTTTATTGGTGATCTCGGCAACGGTGACCTGATTGGGCTTCGGGTGCTTCGGGGCAACGTTGGGGGATGGAATGTCTTTCGCTGGGA
The window above is part of the Deinococcus arcticus genome. Proteins encoded here:
- a CDS encoding SMI1/KNR4 family protein, with protein sequence MADCVSASPADLERLQHTFDLILPENLKLLLLEVGGLSGVYGERVVWAPSEMEDQNRIMRQTPEFASLYMPFDGLFFIGDLGNGDLIGLRVLRGNVGGWNVFRWEHETDSRLNVQLDLKGYIRAAVTGGFPA